TTGTACGTGTTGAAGACAATGGTATCGGTATGAGCAAGGAAACCGTGCGCCGGATCTTTGAAAAATTCTACCGCGCCCATACCGGAAATATTCACAACGTGAAAGGCTTCGGTCTTGGTCTCAGCTACGTGAAAACCATGGTGGACGCGCATCACGGGAAGATCAAGGTGGATAGCACACTGGGCAGGGGCTCTGTGTTCACGCTCGAGTTTCCCCTGTTGAAAGAAACAGCTGTTGATCCTGAAATGGCCTAGTGCCTGAAGAGCAAACAGCCGTCTCCATAACTCAGAAAACGGAATCCATTCGACAACGCATAATGGTAGATCTCCTTCCATTTTGGACCGGCAAATGCCGCTACCAGTAACAGTAATGTAGATTGTGGCTGATGGAAATTGGTGACCAGCGCATGAGGGATACGGATGGAATAGCCCGGTGCTATCAGCAGTTGTGTGCGGGTTAGCAACCTGTTCAAACCTTTTTGTTCGAGATACTTTAAAAGCGCTTCCAGCGCGGCTTTTGCAGGAATATCCCCTTTCATTTCATAGGCATCCCATTGTTGAACACTCAGTTCTTCTGGCTGGATGTCTGGCTGTGCCATTACTTTGCTCCCCAGCCAGTAGAGCGATTCGATGGTGCGTAGTGAAGTGGTGCCTACAGCTGTAATATGCGTATCGATATGGTCAATTAGATTTCGTATACTCTCCACCGTTACATCAATGAATTCGATATGCATTGGATGCCCTTCCAGTGTGCCGGATTTTACCGGCTGGAAAGTGCCTGCGCCAACATGCAGTGTAACAAAGCTTCTCTTGATATTCCTTGCATCCAGTTTTTGAAAGATGGTATCCGTGAAATGCAGGCCGGCCGTGGGCGCAGCTACTGAGCCTTCATGTTTTGCATAGATGGTCTGGTAGCGGTCTTCATCTGTCTGTTCCGCTTTCCTTTTGATATAGGGAGGAAGTGGCATCACGCCGGCCAGGTGCAGCACTTCCGCGAAGCTGAGATCCGGTTCGTTCCAGCTTAGTTCGATGGCAAAGCTGTCTTTTATCTTTTCAATATAAGCGGCGTGCAGCTTGAGTTCTGTGCTGCCATGCGGAATCTTTTTTTCTAAGATGTTTCCGGGTTTCCATTTCGAGACGCCGCCAACGAGGCACATCCAGGTGACAGATCCGCGTGTACTCATGGCCGTGGTGATATCCGGGTATTTTGCATGTGGTTCCAGGCAGAAGATCTCTATTGTGGCGCCGGTTATTTTTTGAAAGAGCAGTCTGGCTGCCACCACGCGTGTGTTATTGAAAACGAGTAAGGAGTTGGAAGGAAGATATTGATCGAGGTTACGGTAAATATCTTCACTGATTGTTT
This portion of the Pseudobacter ginsenosidimutans genome encodes:
- a CDS encoding S-adenosylmethionine:tRNA ribosyltransferase-isomerase; this encodes MHPKEIAIKDFTYDLPEELIAKYPLPNRDASRLLIWQEETISEDIYRNLDQYLPSNSLLVFNNTRVVAARLLFQKITGATIEIFCLEPHAKYPDITTAMSTRGSVTWMCLVGGVSKWKPGNILEKKIPHGSTELKLHAAYIEKIKDSFAIELSWNEPDLSFAEVLHLAGVMPLPPYIKRKAEQTDEDRYQTIYAKHEGSVAAPTAGLHFTDTIFQKLDARNIKRSFVTLHVGAGTFQPVKSGTLEGHPMHIEFIDVTVESIRNLIDHIDTHITAVGTTSLRTIESLYWLGSKVMAQPDIQPEELSVQQWDAYEMKGDIPAKAALEALLKYLEQKGLNRLLTRTQLLIAPGYSIRIPHALVTNFHQPQSTLLLLVAAFAGPKWKEIYHYALSNGFRFLSYGDGCLLFRH